The Deltaproteobacteria bacterium genome contains a region encoding:
- the porA gene encoding pyruvate ferredoxin oxidoreductase — protein sequence MKQVLEGSHAVSEAVRLARVQVVSAYPITPQTHIVEALSNHCASGSLDARFLCVESEHSALAAVIGASSGGVRAFTATSGQGLAYMHELLHWASGARLPIVMAEVNRALAPGWNIWADQTDSLSQRDTGWIQLYCEDGQEAFDTILMAFRLAEKVNLPVMVVLDAFLLSHTFEPVDIPDENTVDRFLPPFEPNIKLDTADPYALGQMVAPAAYMEMRHNIQEAMACVPGTMAVIEADFEKVFGRRYPAVEAVACGDADVVLAVSGTMAATCRQLIAQLRSEGIKAGMLKVKAFRPFPGVAIREVLAGVPKLAVVDRNFSSGAGGIFAREIRAELCNLTVKPLVYSYIAGLGGRDVTLDTLSRILRETMNTDMPPVESVWVDCG from the coding sequence ATGAAACAGGTGCTGGAAGGCAGTCATGCCGTTTCGGAAGCCGTCAGGCTGGCCAGGGTCCAGGTGGTTTCCGCATACCCGATAACACCGCAGACCCATATCGTGGAAGCCCTGTCAAACCACTGCGCATCGGGCAGCCTGGATGCGCGCTTCCTCTGTGTCGAGAGCGAACACTCCGCCCTGGCCGCTGTCATCGGGGCTTCCAGCGGAGGCGTGCGGGCCTTTACGGCAACATCGGGACAGGGGTTGGCCTATATGCACGAACTCCTGCACTGGGCATCTGGCGCACGCCTGCCCATCGTGATGGCCGAAGTCAATCGCGCACTGGCTCCCGGGTGGAACATCTGGGCAGACCAAACCGACAGCCTTTCACAAAGGGACACCGGCTGGATTCAACTCTATTGTGAAGACGGCCAGGAGGCGTTTGACACGATTCTCATGGCCTTCAGACTGGCCGAGAAGGTAAACCTGCCGGTGATGGTCGTGCTGGACGCCTTTCTGCTTTCCCACACATTCGAACCCGTGGACATACCGGATGAAAACACGGTGGACCGGTTTCTGCCGCCGTTCGAGCCCAACATCAAGCTGGACACCGCCGATCCCTACGCACTCGGACAGATGGTGGCGCCCGCGGCTTACATGGAAATGCGCCACAACATCCAGGAGGCCATGGCCTGCGTACCCGGCACCATGGCTGTCATAGAGGCCGATTTCGAAAAAGTTTTCGGCCGGCGGTATCCGGCGGTGGAGGCGGTGGCCTGCGGGGACGCCGATGTCGTGCTGGCCGTGAGTGGCACCATGGCGGCAACGTGCCGGCAACTCATCGCTCAGCTGCGATCGGAAGGCATCAAAGCCGGCATGCTGAAGGTCAAGGCGTTCAGGCCATTTCCGGGCGTTGCCATCCGCGAGGTATTGGCGGGAGTGCCTAAGCTGGCCGTTGTCGACCGCAACTTTTCATCAGGGGCTGGAGGCATCTTTGCCCGGGAGATTCGTGCGGAGCTCTGCAATCTGACCGTGAAGCCCCTGGTCTACAGCTACATTGCAGGCCTTGGCGGCCGGGACGTGACCCTGGACACACTGTCCCGAATTTTAAGGGAAACGATGAACACGGACATGCCGCCCGTGGAGAGCGTGTGGGTGGACTGCGGGTAG
- a CDS encoding glycosyltransferase family 4 protein yields the protein MKTHEKQLNICLVSYRSNPHSGGQGVYLKNLSRALTDLGHNVLVASGPPDPQLHGDIPVHHIRGLDLYNPKDPFRIPTLHELSEPINLLEWIGVATMGFPEPFTFGLRAYQFLRRRRGRFDIIHDNQSLSYGIWAIGRLMPTIATIHHPITVDRDLAVKSVSAFWKKIKHLRWHSFLRMQKLVSRNLPGIITVSECAKRDIGNDFRIPPDRFRVVPNGINTDLFYPIPEIAREKNRVIVTNSADIPLKGLYHLLHAVSRIAKTHPVKLVVVGSPKKNGGIEKLVRDLDIGHLVHFTGRIDHDVFVRQYARASLAVVPSLYEGFGIPAGEAMACGVPVVSTTGGALPEVVGDAGVLVPPGDHRALAAAMLDLLKNTDRATRLGREGYNRIQRHFTWKKAAEQTVEAYREVIRDHRGL from the coding sequence ATGAAAACACATGAAAAACAATTGAATATCTGCCTGGTCAGCTACAGGAGCAACCCCCACAGCGGCGGGCAGGGAGTTTACCTGAAAAACCTTTCCCGGGCCTTGACCGACCTGGGCCACAACGTCCTTGTGGCAAGCGGCCCGCCGGACCCGCAACTTCACGGCGATATCCCGGTTCATCATATCCGCGGACTGGACCTGTACAACCCCAAGGATCCGTTCCGCATTCCCACGCTGCACGAACTTTCCGAGCCCATCAATCTGCTCGAATGGATCGGCGTCGCCACCATGGGATTTCCCGAACCGTTCACCTTCGGGTTGCGGGCCTATCAATTTCTGCGCCGCCGCCGCGGCCGTTTCGATATCATTCACGACAATCAGAGCCTTTCCTACGGGATATGGGCGATCGGACGCTTAATGCCCACCATCGCCACCATCCATCACCCCATCACCGTGGACCGCGACCTCGCGGTGAAAAGCGTGTCCGCCTTTTGGAAAAAGATCAAACACCTGCGGTGGCACTCCTTTTTGAGGATGCAGAAGCTGGTATCGCGAAACCTTCCCGGCATCATTACCGTATCCGAATGCGCCAAACGAGATATCGGGAACGATTTCCGCATCCCCCCGGACAGGTTCCGGGTGGTGCCCAACGGAATCAACACGGACCTGTTTTACCCGATACCGGAAATCGCGAGGGAAAAAAACAGGGTAATCGTGACCAACAGCGCGGACATTCCCCTGAAGGGGCTTTACCATCTGCTGCACGCCGTTTCCCGCATCGCCAAAACGCACCCTGTCAAGCTGGTGGTCGTCGGTTCGCCCAAGAAAAACGGCGGCATCGAAAAACTGGTCCGCGACCTTGACATCGGACACCTGGTGCACTTCACGGGGCGAATCGACCATGACGTTTTCGTGCGGCAGTATGCCAGGGCATCGCTGGCCGTCGTCCCTTCCCTCTATGAGGGCTTCGGGATTCCCGCCGGTGAAGCCATGGCCTGTGGTGTGCCGGTGGTGAGCACGACCGGGGGCGCCCTGCCCGAGGTGGTGGGGGATGCCGGCGTCCTGGTCCCGCCGGGTGACCACCGGGCGCTCGCAGCGGCGATGTTGGACCTGCTCAAGAACACCGACAGGGCAACCAGACTGGGCCGGGAGGGTTACAACCGCATTCAGAGGCATTTCACCTGGAAAAAGGCTGCCGAACAGACGGTAGAGGCCTATCGGGAGGTTATTCGTGATCACCGTGGACTTTGA
- a CDS encoding FAD-dependent oxidoreductase, whose amino-acid sequence MTEIENRNACKVPRLLLSRSDRSTRANKTGDWRFAVPRYENKTAPCAAACPAGLNIPRIEMLAATGNLAQAWDDIMLENPLPAVCGRVCFHPCEDACNRAGFDQPVAIHHIEGLLGAHALKAGWLPSAWPQPAGGARIAVVGAGPAGLSAAYFLNSLGHACHVYESREEAGGLLRWGIPAYRLPLPLLQGEVSRLERLGVRILCRTPASPDVAGTGDYQALVVSCGHTRPVTPAIPGRELFIDGLDYLRRVRSGAAEEFKGDVAVIGGGNTAVDVARTLVRCGARPVIVYRRRIEDMPAFGEEREQALAEGVALKELSAPVALRKVDGGFALDVQAMQLTGGMSEDGRARVEPVAGATETMDVQGVFAATGAEPDIACLPGPGKRTGRLPLSHCLVEGGAIPTVYSGDLASPVLSVTHAIMSGKQAAMAIDVCLKDGIENVIPRLDECSLGEGRGVSMEKYRRGNARDVSSHCVPLAEIKTHYYDRTERNLPATLAPERRVHSFDPVEAGLSKEAAMQEAGRCFNCGTCNGCGYCSIFCPEMAVELSEPNTIDLDYCKGCGICVEECPRNAMTLEAGGL is encoded by the coding sequence ATGACCGAAATTGAGAACCGTAACGCTTGTAAGGTGCCGCGGTTGTTGCTGTCCAGATCGGACCGGTCGACCCGCGCGAACAAGACAGGCGACTGGCGCTTTGCCGTTCCCAGATATGAAAACAAAACCGCCCCCTGCGCTGCGGCCTGCCCTGCCGGGCTGAACATTCCCCGGATCGAAATGCTGGCGGCTACAGGAAATTTGGCACAGGCCTGGGACGACATCATGCTGGAGAACCCGCTTCCCGCGGTGTGCGGCCGGGTTTGTTTCCATCCCTGTGAAGACGCCTGCAACCGGGCGGGGTTCGACCAGCCCGTGGCCATTCATCACATCGAAGGGTTGCTGGGCGCGCATGCCCTGAAGGCGGGGTGGTTGCCCTCGGCCTGGCCGCAACCGGCCGGCGGCGCGCGCATCGCCGTTGTCGGGGCGGGACCCGCGGGCCTGTCGGCGGCGTATTTCCTGAACAGCCTGGGACATGCATGCCACGTTTACGAGTCCCGTGAAGAAGCCGGCGGCCTGCTGCGCTGGGGAATCCCCGCCTACCGTCTTCCGCTTCCACTCCTGCAGGGCGAGGTGTCGCGCCTGGAACGGCTGGGAGTGCGGATTCTCTGCCGCACACCCGCATCGCCGGACGTTGCCGGCACCGGCGATTACCAGGCGCTGGTCGTGAGCTGCGGCCACACGCGACCGGTGACACCGGCCATACCCGGACGGGAGCTTTTCATCGACGGGCTCGATTATCTGCGGCGGGTTCGGAGCGGGGCGGCGGAGGAATTCAAGGGCGATGTGGCGGTGATCGGCGGAGGCAACACCGCCGTCGATGTCGCCCGGACGCTCGTGCGCTGCGGTGCCAGACCGGTTATTGTCTACCGCAGGAGAATTGAGGACATGCCGGCATTCGGTGAGGAAAGAGAGCAGGCCCTCGCTGAGGGGGTGGCCCTGAAGGAACTTTCGGCCCCGGTCGCCTTACGGAAAGTCGACGGCGGCTTTGCGCTCGACGTACAGGCCATGCAGTTGACGGGAGGGATGTCCGAAGACGGGAGGGCGCGTGTGGAACCTGTCGCCGGGGCCACGGAAACCATGGACGTTCAAGGCGTGTTTGCGGCTACGGGAGCCGAACCCGACATCGCCTGCCTGCCTGGCCCGGGAAAGAGAACGGGGCGACTGCCGTTGAGTCACTGCCTGGTGGAGGGGGGCGCGATTCCGACGGTCTACAGTGGCGACCTGGCCAGTCCGGTGTTGAGCGTCACCCACGCGATCATGTCGGGCAAACAGGCAGCGATGGCCATCGACGTTTGTTTGAAGGACGGCATTGAAAATGTCATACCGCGGCTCGACGAATGCTCCCTCGGAGAGGGGCGCGGGGTCTCAATGGAAAAATACAGGCGGGGGAATGCGCGTGACGTCAGCTCTCACTGCGTACCCCTTGCCGAGATCAAGACGCATTACTACGACAGGACGGAACGCAATTTGCCGGCAACGCTTGCTCCGGAGCGGCGTGTGCACAGCTTCGACCCTGTCGAGGCCGGCCTGTCAAAAGAGGCTGCCATGCAGGAAGCCGGGCGGTGCTTCAACTGCGGCACATGCAACGGATGCGGCTACTGCAGCATCTTCTGCCCGGAGATGGCGGTCGAGCTGAGCGAACCCAATACCATCGATCTGGATTACTGCAAGGGGTGCGGCATCTGCGTGGAAGAATGCCCGCGCAATGCCATGACTCTGGAGGCGGGGGGCTTATGA
- a CDS encoding 2-oxoacid:acceptor oxidoreductase family protein: MREMRFHGRGGQGTVVASILLAKAFFKAGYHVQSFPAFGVERRGAPVEAYLRVDHEKILLRTNIATPDVVLVQDRQLLKTVNVVKGLKAGGWVLVNTRDPQDGPDIYAGFCSAFVDATRIGVENGLGTRTHPIVNTAMVGALIRILETPPLACLESAILEHIEVEPERNRAAAIQAYETVQFDH, encoded by the coding sequence ATGCGGGAAATGCGTTTTCACGGTCGTGGCGGTCAAGGCACCGTGGTGGCTTCGATTTTGCTGGCAAAGGCGTTTTTCAAAGCCGGCTACCATGTCCAGTCTTTTCCGGCTTTCGGTGTCGAAAGGCGGGGCGCTCCCGTGGAGGCCTATCTGAGGGTCGATCATGAAAAGATACTGCTGCGCACAAACATCGCCACGCCCGATGTGGTCCTGGTTCAGGACCGGCAGCTGTTAAAGACCGTGAATGTCGTCAAGGGCCTGAAAGCGGGTGGGTGGGTTCTGGTCAACACGCGGGATCCGCAGGATGGGCCCGATATCTATGCCGGATTTTGTTCTGCATTTGTCGATGCAACGCGTATCGGCGTCGAAAACGGTCTGGGGACGCGGACGCATCCCATCGTCAACACGGCCATGGTGGGCGCCCTGATCCGGATATTGGAAACGCCGCCTCTGGCGTGCCTGGAGTCGGCGATCCTCGAGCATATCGAGGTCGAGCCGGAAAGGAACAGGGCCGCAGCCATTCAGGCGTATGAAACCGTGCAGTTTGACCACTGA